Proteins from a single region of Macrotis lagotis isolate mMagLag1 chromosome 2, bilby.v1.9.chrom.fasta, whole genome shotgun sequence:
- the LOC141513792 gene encoding keratin, type I cytoskeletal 10-like isoform X2: MSVRYSSSKNYSSSRSGGGGGGGGGSSIRISSSRGSSYGVGSLSGGGGSYSSCSRVGSGSVRGFGGGFGGGSYVGSSFGGGGFGGGSCGGGNFGGGSYGGGSFGGGSFGGGGFGGGSFGGGFGGGFGGGDGGLLTGNEKVTMQNLNDRLASYLDKVRSLEESNYELEQKIKEWYEKNGNSNQREPRDYSHYYEQINKLKEQIMNLTTDNANILLQIDNARLAADDFRMKYENEVILRQSVEADINGLRRVLDDLTLGKSDLEMQLESLNEELAFLRKNHEEEMKDLQNVSTGDVNVEMNAAPGVDLTEYLNRMRSEYESMAEQNRKDAEAWFNEKSKELTTEIDSNAEQMSSHKSEITELKRNVQALEIELQSQLALKQSLEASLAETEGRYCVQLSQIQGQITALEEQLQQIRAETECQNSEYQVLLDIKIRLENEIQTYRSLLEEGGSSSGGGGRGGGYGGGSGGGYGGSSGGGYGGGSGGGGGSSSGGYGGSSGGSGGFKSSGSRGGSSGGQGGSTGSGGESPSKGGPGTRSAETNWDSNRSHVIKTIIEEVTPDGRVLSSRVESETKKHYY; encoded by the exons ATGTCTGTAAGATATAGTTCAAGCAAGAATTACTCTTCCTCCCgcagtggaggaggaggaggaggaggaggaggttcaTCGATCAGAATATCAAGCAGTAGAGGCTCTAGCTATGGGGTTGGCTCTCTTAGTGGTGGGGGAGGTAGCTATAGCAGCTGCTCAAGAGTAGGCAGTGGATCAGTAAGGGGCTTTGGAGGAGGTTTTGGTGGAGGCAGCTATGTTGGGAGTAGCTTTGGTGGGGGTGGTTTTGGTGGAGGAAGCTGTGGTGGAGGAAACTTTGGTGGGGGAAGCTATGGTGGAGGAAGCTTTGGTGGAGGAAGTTTTGGTGGGGGAGGCTTTGGTGGAGGCAGCTTTGGTGGAGGCTTTGGTGGAGGCTTTGGTGGAGGTGATGGAGGCCTCCTAACAGGCAATGAGAAAGTCACCATGCAGAACCTGAATGACCGCCTGGCCTCCTACTTGGATAAAGTACGATCTCTAGAAGAGTCTAACTATGAGCTAGAGCAAAAAATCAAGGAATGGTATGAGAAAAATGGCAACTCAAATCAACGAGAACCCCGTGACTATTCTCATTACTATGAACAAATCAACAAACTAAAGGAACAG ATCATGAATCTAACTACTGACAATGCTAATATACTGCTGCAAATTGACAATGCCAGGCTGGCTGCTGATGACttcagaatgaa gtatgaaaatgaagtcatcctGCGTCAAAGTGTGGAGGCTGACATTAATGGCCTGCGCAGAGTCCTGGAtgatctgaccttgggcaagagtgacctagagatgcAACTAGAAAGCCTGAATGAGGAGCTGGCCTTCCTGAGAAAGAACCATGAGGAG GAAATGAAAGATCTTCAGAATGTGTCCACTGGTGATGTGAATGTGGAAATGAATGCTGCTCCAGGAGTGGATCTAACTGAATATCTGAACCGCATGAGAAGTGAATATGAATCAATGGCTGAACAAAACCGCAAAGATGCTGAAGCCTGGTtcaatgaaaag AGCAAGGAGTTGACCACAGAGATCGATAGCAATGCTGAACAAATGTCCAGCCACAAATCTGAGATCACCGAATTGAAACGCAATGTTCAAGCTTTGGAGATTGAACTGCAGTCACAACTGGCCCTG AAACAATCCCTGGAGGCATCCTTGGCAGAGACAGAAGGTCGTTACTGTGTACAGCTGTCACAAATCCAGGGTCAGATCACTGCTTTGGAAGAGCAGTTGCAGCAGATCAGGGCTGAAACAGAATGCCAGAATTCAGAATATCAGGTGCTCCTCGACATCAAGATCCGCCTGGAGAATGAAATTCAGACCTACCGCAGCCTGCTAGAGGAAGGAGG TAGCTCATCTGGAGGTGGTGGTCGTGGAGGTGGATACGGAGGAGGCTCTGGTGGCGGATATGGAGGATCCTCCGGTGGCGGATATGGAGGAGGCTCTGGTGGTGGAGGTGGTAGCTCCAGTGGTGGTTATGGAGGAAGCTCCGGAGGTAGTGGAGGATTCAAAAGTTCTGGCTCCAGAGGAGGTTCAAGTGGAGGACAAGGAGGAAGCACTGGATCTGGTGGAGAATCTCCATCTAAAGGCGGCCCTGGAACAAGGTCAGCAGAAACTAACTGGG ATTCTAATAGAAGCCATGTGATCAAGACTATCATTGAGGAAGTAACCCCTGATGGTAGAGTCCTTTCATCCAGAGTGGAATCAGAGACCAAGAAGCACTACTATTAA
- the LOC141513792 gene encoding keratin, type I cytoskeletal 10-like isoform X1 has product MSVRYSSSKNYSSSRSGGGGGGGGGSSIRISSSRGSSYGVGSLSGGGGSYSSCSRVGSGSVRGFGGGFGGGSYVGSSFGGGGFGGGSCGGGNFGGGSYGGGSFGGGSFGGGGFGGGSFGGGFGGGFGGGDGGLLTGNEKVTMQNLNDRLASYLDKVRSLEESNYELEQKIKEWYEKNGNSNQREPRDYSHYYEQINKLKEQIMNLTTDNANILLQIDNARLAADDFRMKYENEVILRQSVEADINGLRRVLDDLTLGKSDLEMQLESLNEELAFLRKNHEEEMKDLQNVSTGDVNVEMNAAPGVDLTEYLNRMRSEYESMAEQNRKDAEAWFNEKSKELTTEIDSNAEQMSSHKSEITELKRNVQALEIELQSQLALKQSLEASLAETEGRYCVQLSQIQGQITALEEQLQQIRAETECQNSEYQVLLDIKIRLENEIQTYRSLLEEGGSSSGGGGRGGGYGGGSGGGYGGSSGGGYGGGSGGGGGSSSGGYGGSSGGSGGFKSSGSRGGSSGGQGGSTGSGGESPSKGGPGTRF; this is encoded by the exons ATGTCTGTAAGATATAGTTCAAGCAAGAATTACTCTTCCTCCCgcagtggaggaggaggaggaggaggaggaggttcaTCGATCAGAATATCAAGCAGTAGAGGCTCTAGCTATGGGGTTGGCTCTCTTAGTGGTGGGGGAGGTAGCTATAGCAGCTGCTCAAGAGTAGGCAGTGGATCAGTAAGGGGCTTTGGAGGAGGTTTTGGTGGAGGCAGCTATGTTGGGAGTAGCTTTGGTGGGGGTGGTTTTGGTGGAGGAAGCTGTGGTGGAGGAAACTTTGGTGGGGGAAGCTATGGTGGAGGAAGCTTTGGTGGAGGAAGTTTTGGTGGGGGAGGCTTTGGTGGAGGCAGCTTTGGTGGAGGCTTTGGTGGAGGCTTTGGTGGAGGTGATGGAGGCCTCCTAACAGGCAATGAGAAAGTCACCATGCAGAACCTGAATGACCGCCTGGCCTCCTACTTGGATAAAGTACGATCTCTAGAAGAGTCTAACTATGAGCTAGAGCAAAAAATCAAGGAATGGTATGAGAAAAATGGCAACTCAAATCAACGAGAACCCCGTGACTATTCTCATTACTATGAACAAATCAACAAACTAAAGGAACAG ATCATGAATCTAACTACTGACAATGCTAATATACTGCTGCAAATTGACAATGCCAGGCTGGCTGCTGATGACttcagaatgaa gtatgaaaatgaagtcatcctGCGTCAAAGTGTGGAGGCTGACATTAATGGCCTGCGCAGAGTCCTGGAtgatctgaccttgggcaagagtgacctagagatgcAACTAGAAAGCCTGAATGAGGAGCTGGCCTTCCTGAGAAAGAACCATGAGGAG GAAATGAAAGATCTTCAGAATGTGTCCACTGGTGATGTGAATGTGGAAATGAATGCTGCTCCAGGAGTGGATCTAACTGAATATCTGAACCGCATGAGAAGTGAATATGAATCAATGGCTGAACAAAACCGCAAAGATGCTGAAGCCTGGTtcaatgaaaag AGCAAGGAGTTGACCACAGAGATCGATAGCAATGCTGAACAAATGTCCAGCCACAAATCTGAGATCACCGAATTGAAACGCAATGTTCAAGCTTTGGAGATTGAACTGCAGTCACAACTGGCCCTG AAACAATCCCTGGAGGCATCCTTGGCAGAGACAGAAGGTCGTTACTGTGTACAGCTGTCACAAATCCAGGGTCAGATCACTGCTTTGGAAGAGCAGTTGCAGCAGATCAGGGCTGAAACAGAATGCCAGAATTCAGAATATCAGGTGCTCCTCGACATCAAGATCCGCCTGGAGAATGAAATTCAGACCTACCGCAGCCTGCTAGAGGAAGGAGG TAGCTCATCTGGAGGTGGTGGTCGTGGAGGTGGATACGGAGGAGGCTCTGGTGGCGGATATGGAGGATCCTCCGGTGGCGGATATGGAGGAGGCTCTGGTGGTGGAGGTGGTAGCTCCAGTGGTGGTTATGGAGGAAGCTCCGGAGGTAGTGGAGGATTCAAAAGTTCTGGCTCCAGAGGAGGTTCAAGTGGAGGACAAGGAGGAAGCACTGGATCTGGTGGAGAATCTCCATCTAAAGGCGGCCCTGGAACAAG ATTCTAA
- the LOC141513793 gene encoding keratin, type I cytoskeletal 10-like isoform X2, whose product MSVRYSSSKNYSSSRSGGGGGGGGGSSIRISSSRGSSYGVGSLSGGGGSYSSCSRVGSGSVRGFGGGFGGGSYVGSSFGGGGFGGGSCGGGNFGGGSYGGGSFGGGSFGGGSFGGGSFGGGSFGGGSFGGGFGGGDGGLLTGNEKVTMQNLNDRLASYLDKVRSLEESNYELEQKIKEWYEKNGNSNQRQPRDYSHYYDQIKELKEQIMNLTTDNANTLLQIDNARLAADDFRMKYENEVILRQSVEADINGLRRVLDDLTLGKSDLEMQLESLNEELAFLRKNHEEEMKDLQNVSTGDVNVEMNAAPGVDLTEYLNRMRSEYESMAEQNRKDAEAWFNEKSKELTTEIDSNAEQMSSHKSEITELKRNVQALEIELQSQLALKQSLEASLAETEGRYCVQLSQIQGQITALEEQLQQIRAETECQNSEYQMLLQIKVRLENEIQTYRSLLEEGGSSSGGGGRGGGYGGSSGGGYGGGSGGGYGGGSGGGGGSSSGGYGGSSSGSGGFKSSGSRGGSSGGQGGSTGSGGESPSKGGPGTRSAENNWDSDRSHVIKTIVEEVTPDGRVLSSRVESETKKHYY is encoded by the exons ATGTCTGTAAGATATAGTTCAAGCAAGAATTACTCTTCCTCCCGcagtgggggaggaggaggaggaggaggaggttcaTCGATCAGAATATCAAGCAGTAGAGGCTCTAGCTATGGGGTTGGCTCTCTTAGTGGTGGGGGAGGTAGCTATAGCAGCTGCTCAAGAGTAGGCAGTGGATCAGTAAGGGGCTTTGGAGGAGGTTTTGGTGGAGGCAGCTATGTTGGGAGTAGCTTTGGTGGGGGTGGTTTTGGTGGAGGAAGCTGTGGTGGAGGAAACTTTGGTGGGGGAAGCTATGGTGGAGGAAGCTTTGGTGGAGGAAGCTTTGGTGGAGGAAGCTTTGGTGGAGGAAGCTTTGGTGGAGGAAGCTTTGGTGGAGGCAGCTTTGGTGGAGGCTTTGGTGGAGGTGATGGAGGCCTCCTAACAGGCAATGAGAAAGTCACCATGCAGAACCTGAATGACCGCCTGGCCTCCTACTTGGATAAAGTACGATCTCTAGAAGAGTCTAACTATGAGCTAGAGCAAAAAATCAAGGAATGGTATGAGAAAAATGGCAACTCAAATCAACGACAACCCCGTGACTATTCTCATTACTATGACCAAATCAAGGAACTAAAGGAACAG ATCATGAATCTAACTACTGACAATGCTAATACACTGCTGCAAATTGACAATGCCAGGTTGGCTGCTGATGACttcagaatgaa GTATGAAAATGAGGTGATCCTGCGTCAAAGTGTGGAGGCTGACATTAATGGCCTGCGCAGAGTCCTGGAtgatctgaccttgggcaagagtgacctagagatgcAACTAGAAAGCCTGAATGAGGAGCTGGCCTTCCTGAGAAAGAACCATGAGGAG GAAATGAAAGATCTTCAGAATGTGTCCACTGGTGATGTGAATGTGGAAATGAATGCTGCTCCAGGAGTGGATCTAACTGAATATCTGAACCGCATGAGAAGTGAATATGAATCAATGGCTGAACAAAACCGCAAAGATGCTGAAGCCTGGTTCAACGAAAag AGCAAGGAGTTGACCACAGAGATCGATAGCAATGCTGAACAAATGTCCAGCCACAAATCTGAGATCACCGAATTGAAACGCAATGTTCAAGCTTTGGAGATTGAACTGCAGTCACAACTGGCCCTG AAACAATCCCTGGAGGCATCCTTGGCAGAGACAGAAGGTCGTTACTGTGTACAGCTGTCACAAATCCAGGGTCAGATCACTGCTTTGGAAGAGCAGTTGCAGCAGATCAGGGCTGAAACAGAATGCCAGAATTCAGAATATCAGATGCTCCTCCAAATCAAGGTCCGCCTGGAGAATGAAATTCAGACCTACCGTAGCCTGCTAGAGGAAGGAGG TAGCTCATCTGGAGGTGGTGGTCGTGGAGGTGGATATGGAGGAAGCTCCGGTGGCGGATACGGAGGAGGCTCTGGTGGCGGATACGGAGGAGGCTCTGGTGGTGGAGGTGGTAGCTCCAGTGGTGGTTATGGAGGAAGCTCCAGTGGCAGTGGAGGATTCAAAAGTTCTGGCTCAAGAGGAGGTTCAAGTGGAGGACAAGGAGGAAGCACTGGATCTGGTGGAGAATCTCCATCTAAAGGCGGCCCTGGAACAAGGTCAGCAGAAAATAACTGGG ATTCTGATAGAAGCCATGTGATCAAGACAATCGTTGAGGAAGTAACCCCTGATGGTAGAGTCCTTTCATCCAGAGTGGAATCAGAGACCAAGAAGCACTACTATTAA
- the LOC141513793 gene encoding keratin, type I cytoskeletal 10-like isoform X1, whose translation MSVRYSSSKNYSSSRSGGGGGGGGGSSIRISSSRGSSYGVGSLSGGGGSYSSCSRVGSGSVRGFGGGFGGGSYVGSSFGGGGFGGGSCGGGNFGGGSYGGGSFGGGSFGGGSFGGGSFGGGSFGGGSFGGGFGGGDGGLLTGNEKVTMQNLNDRLASYLDKVRSLEESNYELEQKIKEWYEKNGNSNQRQPRDYSHYYDQIKELKEQIMNLTTDNANTLLQIDNARLAADDFRMKYENEVILRQSVEADINGLRRVLDDLTLGKSDLEMQLESLNEELAFLRKNHEEEMKDLQNVSTGDVNVEMNAAPGVDLTEYLNRMRSEYESMAEQNRKDAEAWFNEKSKELTTEIDSNAEQMSSHKSEITELKRNVQALEIELQSQLALKQSLEASLAETEGRYCVQLSQIQGQITALEEQLQQIRAETECQNSEYQMLLQIKVRLENEIQTYRSLLEEGGSSSGGGGRGGGYGGSSGGGYGGGSGGGYGGGSGGGGGSSSGGYGGSSSGSGGFKSSGSRGGSSGGQGGSTGSGGESPSKGGPGTRF comes from the exons ATGTCTGTAAGATATAGTTCAAGCAAGAATTACTCTTCCTCCCGcagtgggggaggaggaggaggaggaggaggttcaTCGATCAGAATATCAAGCAGTAGAGGCTCTAGCTATGGGGTTGGCTCTCTTAGTGGTGGGGGAGGTAGCTATAGCAGCTGCTCAAGAGTAGGCAGTGGATCAGTAAGGGGCTTTGGAGGAGGTTTTGGTGGAGGCAGCTATGTTGGGAGTAGCTTTGGTGGGGGTGGTTTTGGTGGAGGAAGCTGTGGTGGAGGAAACTTTGGTGGGGGAAGCTATGGTGGAGGAAGCTTTGGTGGAGGAAGCTTTGGTGGAGGAAGCTTTGGTGGAGGAAGCTTTGGTGGAGGAAGCTTTGGTGGAGGCAGCTTTGGTGGAGGCTTTGGTGGAGGTGATGGAGGCCTCCTAACAGGCAATGAGAAAGTCACCATGCAGAACCTGAATGACCGCCTGGCCTCCTACTTGGATAAAGTACGATCTCTAGAAGAGTCTAACTATGAGCTAGAGCAAAAAATCAAGGAATGGTATGAGAAAAATGGCAACTCAAATCAACGACAACCCCGTGACTATTCTCATTACTATGACCAAATCAAGGAACTAAAGGAACAG ATCATGAATCTAACTACTGACAATGCTAATACACTGCTGCAAATTGACAATGCCAGGTTGGCTGCTGATGACttcagaatgaa GTATGAAAATGAGGTGATCCTGCGTCAAAGTGTGGAGGCTGACATTAATGGCCTGCGCAGAGTCCTGGAtgatctgaccttgggcaagagtgacctagagatgcAACTAGAAAGCCTGAATGAGGAGCTGGCCTTCCTGAGAAAGAACCATGAGGAG GAAATGAAAGATCTTCAGAATGTGTCCACTGGTGATGTGAATGTGGAAATGAATGCTGCTCCAGGAGTGGATCTAACTGAATATCTGAACCGCATGAGAAGTGAATATGAATCAATGGCTGAACAAAACCGCAAAGATGCTGAAGCCTGGTTCAACGAAAag AGCAAGGAGTTGACCACAGAGATCGATAGCAATGCTGAACAAATGTCCAGCCACAAATCTGAGATCACCGAATTGAAACGCAATGTTCAAGCTTTGGAGATTGAACTGCAGTCACAACTGGCCCTG AAACAATCCCTGGAGGCATCCTTGGCAGAGACAGAAGGTCGTTACTGTGTACAGCTGTCACAAATCCAGGGTCAGATCACTGCTTTGGAAGAGCAGTTGCAGCAGATCAGGGCTGAAACAGAATGCCAGAATTCAGAATATCAGATGCTCCTCCAAATCAAGGTCCGCCTGGAGAATGAAATTCAGACCTACCGTAGCCTGCTAGAGGAAGGAGG TAGCTCATCTGGAGGTGGTGGTCGTGGAGGTGGATATGGAGGAAGCTCCGGTGGCGGATACGGAGGAGGCTCTGGTGGCGGATACGGAGGAGGCTCTGGTGGTGGAGGTGGTAGCTCCAGTGGTGGTTATGGAGGAAGCTCCAGTGGCAGTGGAGGATTCAAAAGTTCTGGCTCAAGAGGAGGTTCAAGTGGAGGACAAGGAGGAAGCACTGGATCTGGTGGAGAATCTCCATCTAAAGGCGGCCCTGGAACAAG ATTCTGA